Within Topomyia yanbarensis strain Yona2022 chromosome 2, ASM3024719v1, whole genome shotgun sequence, the genomic segment tctataatcgaaataaaaaaaaattgcacagGAAAATACCGCAGTTCTCAAAATAATCCACATTGAATCAGACTTTAGTGTATAACCGTACAATAGTGAAATCATTTCCGAGACGCTACCGCTACAAACTATGGCAACAAGGGTAACGACACATACACTGCTATCGTTTGATTCAGTAACAACAAATAGGAACTAGAACACATTTAAGTTGACCCATGTCAATCAATCCACCAGCAGAAATTTACTAACAGTCCGTTTCAGGATGTTGACTATGAAAGATTTCTTCCTGCGTCCCATATTGGAATCGGCTGAGGAAGCCCAGCAGTGGGATAAGGTAATAAAATGATACTGCATAGTATTGGAACTATTTTATCGTGTATTTATACCGTTCTCAGCTCCAGAAAACTATAAACCACAGCAAACAGTTCAATCACGATTTCGACCAAATAGTCCTGCACAAAGATCTCTTCGGTACCTTCTTTTACTACTACCTTCAGGAAATTCGTTTCCGAATCATTCAAATTTTGTCCGAATTCACCGTGGTTGAATGGCGTGAACCGAAACCGGAGCGGGAGCCGGATCCATTCGGAGGATTCGGTGCACCGCAGGTTAAGCAGCAACCGAAGGAAGAAAAGGAGCTAGTCATTCCCGAGTACGGTATTCGAGTGAAAGGTTACAAGGAAAAATTTCCGCTGGAGTGCTGTGGTGAGCAGTTTAAAACACTAGCGATGCTTCGTACACATTACCATGCCGATCACGAGAAACATTATCTTTTCGAGGCGAACACGTGTGAGGTTAGTAGTGTAAATTCTATACATGATCGTCCGTCGTAGGTGGCCGGGTGGTGGGTGGTGTATCGAGCGGTTTGCAATCTAAAACCAAACAAACTAAATCTGATTATTTACCGTGCATTATTTTTAGATGAAGGCGGCAATACTAAAAATGTGTGTTTT encodes:
- the LOC131681341 gene encoding uncharacterized protein LOC131681341, with product MLTMKDFFLRPILESAEEAQQWDKLQKTINHSKQFNHDFDQIVLHKDLFGTFFYYYLQEIRFRIIQILSEFTVVEWREPKPEREPDPFGGFGAPQVKQQPKEEKELVIPEYGIRVKGYKEKFPLECCGEQFKTLAMLRTHYHADHEKHYLFEANTCEMKAAILKMCVFRHELDEFVRSGIKSSGTLSFYLLKILRKIIPVIRY